From one Sparus aurata chromosome 16, fSpaAur1.1, whole genome shotgun sequence genomic stretch:
- the pld4 gene encoding phospholipase D4 — translation MTSPYRSLNDSYVSNKARKTSCLTLAVVLGCLTVLGILLAIAVLERPPPPEDHGTLPGETCGSDFSTDQCSMVLVESIPQQMKYKGNVTFGLPLEKAWQDLLSMATHQVDVSSFYWTLTGDDININSSSDIPGRDILRALEELPSRNVSVRLVTSIPSVRTNSTDLENLKQKGVHVRKVNFGRLTRGVLHSKFWIVDRKHVFIGSANMDWRALTQVKELGVVVYNCSSLAKDLHKIFQSYWEMGQSNSSLPQPWPAKYDTDINQHHPLLVKTDNVSSRLYLTGSPPSFCPPSRTQDLEAILSSISEAQHYVDVAVMEYFPTTRFEYPRRYWPVIDDAIRTAAFERQVRMRMLVSCGQDSDPAMLPFLQSLAAMDSPDRGISIQIKLYIVPVGNHSDIPYSRVNHNKYMVTDKVAYIGTSNWSGDYFTTTAGVGLVISQHAPHSVRKTEALQSQLKAVFDRDWHSEFAVHLDELGHHQDCKLSR, via the exons ATGACCTCTCCTTACAGAAGCCTAAATGACAGTTATGTGTCAAACAAAGCG AGAAAGACCAGCTGTCTGACATTAGCTGTGGTTTTGGGCTGCCTGACAGTCCTGGGGATCCTGCTGGCCATCGCCGTGCTCGAAAGACCACCACCCCCCGAAGATCATGGTACACTTCCAGGGGAAACCTGTGGGAGTGACTTCTCTACGGACCAGTGCAG TATGGTCCTGGTGGAGAGCATCCCTCAGCAGATGAAATATAAAGGCAATGTAACATTTGGGCTCCCCCTGGAGAAAGCCTGGCAAGATCTTCTCTCCATGGCTACGCACCAAGTGGATGTGTCCTCTTTCTACTGGACTTTAACTGGGGACGACATCAACATCAACTCTTCCTCGGACATACCT GGCCGGGACATCCTGAGAGCACTTGAAGAGCTGCCTTCCAGGAACGTATCTGTCCGACTGGTGACCAGCATTCCCAGCGTGAGAACAAACTCCACAGATTTAGAGAACCTGAAACAGAAAG GAGTTCATGTGAGGAAGGTGAACTTTGGGCGCTTGACGAGGGGCGTCCTCCACAGCAAGTTCTGGATTGTTGACAGGAAACATGTGTTTATTGGGAGTGCCAACATGGACTGGAGGGCTCTTACACAG GTGAAGGAACTGGGAGTGGTTGTGTACAACTGCTCCAGCCTGGCAAAGGACCTGCATAAGATTTTCCAGTCGTACTGGGAGATGGGGCAGTCCAACAGCTCCCTGCCACAGCCCTGGCCTGCAAAGTATGACACTGACATCAACCAACATCACCCCCTGCTGGTGAAAACCGATAACGTCTCAAGCAGGCTTTACCTCACA GGTTCTCCACCATCATTCTGCCCTCCATCGAGGACTCAGGACCTGGAGGCCATTCTCTCCAGCATCTCAGAGGCCCAACACTACGTTGATGTGGCCGTCATGGAGTACTTCCCCACCACACGCTTTGAATATCCTCGAAG ATACTGGCCAGTCATTGATGATGCCATCAGGACGGCTGCGTTCGAGAGGCAGGTGAGGATGCGGATGCTGGTCAGCTGTGGGCAGGACTCGGATCCAGCCATGCTGCCCTTCCTTCAGTCTCTAGCTGCAATGGACAGTCCTGACCGGGGAATCAGCATCCAGATA AAATTGTACATCGTGCCTGTGGGAAACCACTCTGACATTCCATATTCCAGAGTCAACCACAATAAATACATGGTGACTGATAAAGTCGCCTACATTG GTACTTCTAACTGGTCAGGGGACTACTTTACGACCACAGCTGGAGTGGGTCTCGTGATCTCCCAGCATGCCCCTCACTCTGTGCGGAAGACCGAAGCCCTGCAGAGCCAACTCAAGGCGGTCTTCGACAGAGACTGGCACTCGGAGTTCGCCGTGCACCTGGATGAGCTGGGGCACCACCAGGACTGTAAACTATCAAGATGA
- the xgb gene encoding x globin, with product MGCAISGLAAKAEFGERTTEDAAAAAHPREDQIQMIKESWKVIRDDIAKVGIIMFVRLFETHPECKNVFFLFRDVEDLERLRSSRELRAHGLRVMSFIEKSVARLDQLERLEALALELGKGHYHYNAPPKYYSYVGAEFICAVQPILKERWTPELEEAWKTLFQYVTTLMKRGYLEESNRQRQLALSPKERPDKRNTAL from the exons ATGGGCTGCGCAATATCAGGTCTGGCGGCAAAAGCTGAGTTTGGAGAGAGGACCAcagaggatgctgctgctgctgcgcatCCCAGAGAGGATCAGATCCAGATGATTAAAGAGTCGTGGAAAGTTATCCGGGACGATATTGCCAAAGTTGGGATTATTATGTTCGTCAG GTTGTTTGAGACCCATCCCGAATGCAAAAACGTCTTCTTCCTGTTCCGAGACGTGGAGGACCTGGAGAGGTTGAGGAGCAGCCGGGAGCTCAGGGCCCACGGTCTAAG ggtGATGTCTTTCATCGAGAAAAGCGTGGCCCGACTggaccagctggagagactggAAGCTCTGGCTCTGGAGCTGGGAAAAGGCCATTATCATTACAACGCCCCACCTAAGTACTACAGT TACGTCGGAGCAGAATTCATCTGCGCCGTGCAGCCCATCCTGAAGGAGAGGTGGACGCCTGAGCTGGAGGAGGCATGGAAG ACCTTGTTCCAGTATGTGACCACCCTCATGAAGCGGGGGTATCTGGAGGAGAGCAACCGACAGCGGCAGCTAGCACTCTCCCCGAAGGAAAGGCCGGACAAGAGGAACACAGCACTATGA
- the srp14 gene encoding signal recognition particle 14 kDa protein has protein sequence MVLLENDSFLTELTRLFQKCRSSGSVVITLKKYDGRTKPMPRKGHTETFEPADNKCLIRASDGKKKISTVVSTKEVIKFQMAYSNLLRAHMDGLKKKDKKSKSKKTKATQ, from the exons ATGGTGCTGCTTGAAAATGACTCG TTCCTCACAGAGCTCACACGGCTGTTCCAGAAGTGCAGATCATCTGGCAGTGTTGTCATCACGCTAAAGAAAT ATGACGGGAGGACCAAGCCAATGCCCCGAAAGGGCCACACAGAGACCTTTGAACCAGCAGACAACAAATGTCTCATCAGAGCATCTGATGGCAAGAAGAAAATTAGCACAGTG GTCAGCACCAAAGAAGTAATCAAGTTTCAGATG GCATATTCCAACCTTCTCAGAGCTCACATGGATGGACTAAAGAAGAAAGATAAGAAAAGCAAAAGCAAGAAAACCAAAGCCACCCAATGA